In Longimicrobiaceae bacterium, one genomic interval encodes:
- a CDS encoding M14 family zinc carboxypeptidase produces MTSSTHRILPLAAALLAAAAPLRAAAQAAAPPSPADVLGYGLGERFTPYAGVREYMRALDAASPAVEIRPYGMTAEGRQLYQVVIATPEHMQRLPQILAANAELARVETTAERARQIATTNPAVVYFSYGVHGNESSSSEAAMWTAWDLARNAPEVRGVLDSLVVVIDPTTNPDGRDRYVNWFNSVVGAKPNPNPQAREHQEPWPGGRFNHYLFDLNRDWAWGTQPETRARLATWSTWNPQVHVDFHEMGYNSSYFFFPATAPINPIYPAYVLDWAKRFGQGNARAFDQHGWGYYTA; encoded by the coding sequence ATGACCTCATCCACACATCGCATCCTCCCGCTCGCGGCGGCGCTGCTGGCGGCCGCGGCCCCGCTGCGCGCGGCGGCACAGGCGGCGGCGCCCCCGTCGCCCGCGGACGTGCTGGGCTACGGCCTGGGCGAGCGCTTCACGCCGTACGCGGGCGTCCGCGAGTACATGCGCGCGCTCGACGCCGCGTCCCCGGCCGTGGAGATCCGCCCGTACGGCATGACCGCCGAGGGGCGCCAGCTTTACCAGGTGGTCATCGCCACGCCCGAGCACATGCAGCGCCTGCCGCAGATCCTGGCCGCCAACGCCGAGCTGGCGCGCGTGGAGACCACGGCGGAGCGGGCGCGGCAGATCGCCACCACGAACCCGGCGGTGGTCTACTTCAGCTACGGCGTGCACGGCAACGAGAGCTCGTCTAGCGAGGCGGCGATGTGGACGGCGTGGGACCTGGCCCGCAACGCGCCCGAGGTGCGCGGCGTGCTGGACTCGCTCGTGGTGGTCATCGACCCCACCACGAACCCGGACGGGCGCGACCGCTACGTGAACTGGTTTAACTCGGTGGTGGGCGCCAAGCCGAACCCGAACCCGCAGGCGCGCGAGCACCAGGAGCCGTGGCCGGGCGGGCGCTTCAACCACTACCTCTTCGACCTGAACCGCGACTGGGCGTGGGGCACGCAGCCCGAGACGCGGGCGCGGCTGGCCACGTGGAGCACCTGGAACCCGCAGGTGCACGTGGACTTCCACGAGATGGGCTACAACTCGTCGTACTTCTTCTTCCCCGCCACGGCGCCCATCAACCCCATCTACCCGGCGTACGTGCTGGACTGGGCCAAGCGCTTCGGGCAGGGGAACGCGCGGGCGTTCGACCAGCACGGCTGGGGCTACTACACGGCC